A genomic segment from Agrobacterium vitis encodes:
- a CDS encoding NAD-dependent epimerase/dehydratase family protein, translating into MRYFITGTAGFIGFHLARRLLQDGHTVTGYDGMTAYYNLKLKEARNAALAQFPSFTGVIGMLEDRAALERAVDQAKPDVIIHLAAQAGVRYSLENPKAYLDSNLIGSWNIVEIARQLQIGHLMLASTSSIYGANPQVPFRETDRADEPMTFYAASKKGMELMAHSYAHLYKVPTTAFRFFTVYGPWGRPDMALFKFMKAMLADEAIEIYGEGKMSRDFTYIDDLIDSVIALSTIAPGEENRVRTPENLDTLSHNAPFRVINIGGGQPIALMDFIETIETIMGRPTKRKMLPMQQGDVPRTFASPDLLVALTGQKPTTTLDVGVKATMDWYLEHYRQLGL; encoded by the coding sequence GTGCGCTACTTCATCACCGGCACCGCTGGCTTTATCGGTTTTCATCTGGCCCGTCGTCTGCTTCAGGATGGCCATACCGTCACCGGCTATGACGGCATGACCGCCTATTATAATCTGAAACTGAAAGAAGCCCGCAACGCTGCTCTTGCTCAGTTTCCAAGCTTTACCGGCGTCATTGGCATGCTGGAGGATCGCGCAGCGCTTGAGCGGGCCGTGGATCAGGCCAAGCCCGACGTCATCATCCACCTCGCCGCCCAGGCAGGCGTGCGCTACAGTCTTGAGAACCCGAAAGCCTATCTGGATTCCAACCTGATCGGCTCCTGGAACATTGTCGAAATCGCCAGGCAATTGCAGATCGGGCATTTGATGTTGGCCTCGACCTCATCGATTTACGGTGCCAATCCGCAGGTTCCTTTCCGTGAGACCGACCGCGCCGACGAACCGATGACCTTCTATGCTGCCAGCAAGAAGGGCATGGAATTGATGGCCCACAGCTATGCCCATCTCTACAAAGTGCCGACCACGGCCTTCCGTTTCTTCACCGTCTATGGCCCCTGGGGTCGCCCGGATATGGCACTTTTCAAGTTTATGAAGGCCATGCTGGCTGATGAAGCCATCGAGATCTATGGCGAAGGCAAGATGAGCCGCGATTTCACCTATATCGACGACCTGATCGACAGTGTCATCGCCCTTTCAACCATTGCCCCTGGCGAAGAAAACCGGGTACGTACCCCGGAAAATCTGGATACGCTCTCCCATAACGCGCCGTTCCGCGTCATCAATATCGGCGGTGGCCAGCCAATCGCACTGATGGATTTCATCGAGACCATCGAGACCATCATGGGCCGCCCGACCAAGCGTAAAATGCTGCCGATGCAACAGGGCGACGTGCCACGCACCTTCGCCAGCCCTGATCTGCTGGTGGCGCTCACCGGCCAGAAACCGACAACCACGCTGGACGTCGGCGTCAAGGCGACCATGGACTGGTATTTGGAACATTATCGCCAGCTTGGGCTGTGA
- a CDS encoding glycosyltransferase translates to MPQPRKIVVLLKGYPRLSETFIAQELLGLEQAGFALELVAMRRPTDKKRHPVHDEIQAPVHYLPEYLHEEPGRVLKALWAVRLLPGFRPVLTQFFKDLRRDFSRNRFRRLGQAMVLVAEWPGKADWLHAHFIHTPASVAFYASLLGSRGFSVSAHAKDIWTSASWDLADKLAHAAWVVTCTKVGFDRLSALADGHGSVHLSYHGLDLDRFPHFEGVRPARDGSGDPLRLLSVGRAVKKKGYDVLLRALAALPADLNWHFTHIGGGDELVRLQALADQLGIAGRITWKGAMDQRDVLTHYRDSDLFTLACRITADGDRDGLPNVLVEAASQGLMPVSTTVSGISELFITGENGLLVEPDDAQALALALEKAMRDPALRARLGAAAEGKVRRDFDYRNSIRDLTDLFSGRQ, encoded by the coding sequence GTGCCGCAACCAAGAAAGATCGTCGTTTTACTGAAAGGCTATCCGCGCCTGTCGGAAACCTTTATCGCCCAGGAATTGCTGGGCCTGGAGCAGGCCGGCTTTGCGCTGGAACTGGTGGCCATGCGCCGCCCGACCGACAAGAAGAGGCATCCGGTCCATGATGAGATCCAGGCACCGGTGCATTATCTGCCGGAATATCTGCATGAAGAGCCGGGACGCGTGCTCAAAGCCCTATGGGCCGTGCGGCTTCTGCCCGGCTTTCGTCCGGTTCTCACGCAGTTTTTCAAGGATCTGCGGCGCGATTTCTCCCGCAACCGGTTTCGCCGTCTGGGTCAGGCCATGGTGCTGGTGGCCGAATGGCCGGGCAAGGCGGATTGGCTGCATGCGCATTTCATCCACACGCCCGCCTCGGTCGCCTTTTATGCCAGCCTGCTTGGCAGCAGGGGGTTCAGCGTTTCGGCCCATGCCAAGGATATCTGGACATCGGCAAGCTGGGATCTGGCCGACAAGCTGGCCCATGCCGCCTGGGTGGTGACCTGCACGAAAGTCGGTTTCGACCGGTTGAGCGCTTTGGCCGATGGACACGGCAGCGTCCATTTGAGCTATCACGGGCTCGACCTTGATCGGTTTCCGCATTTCGAGGGTGTGCGTCCGGCGCGCGACGGTTCCGGTGATCCGCTGCGGTTGCTATCGGTTGGCCGCGCGGTGAAAAAGAAGGGCTATGATGTGCTGTTGCGGGCGCTCGCCGCACTTCCAGCCGATCTCAACTGGCACTTTACCCATATCGGCGGCGGTGACGAACTGGTCCGGTTGCAGGCCTTGGCGGATCAGCTTGGCATTGCCGGTCGCATCACCTGGAAAGGCGCGATGGACCAGCGCGATGTGCTGACCCATTACCGCGACAGCGATCTTTTTACGCTCGCCTGCCGGATCACTGCCGATGGCGACCGCGACGGCCTGCCGAATGTGCTGGTGGAGGCCGCAAGTCAGGGGTTGATGCCGGTCAGCACCACGGTCTCGGGCATATCCGAACTGTTTATAACAGGCGAAAACGGACTGCTGGTGGAGCCTGATGATGCGCAGGCGCTGGCTTTGGCGCTGGAGAAGGCCATGCGCGATCCGGCCTTGCGCGCCCGTCTCGGGGCCGCCGCCGAGGGCAAAGTGCGGCGGGATTTCGATTACCGCAACAGCATCCGCGACCTGACGGACTTGTTTTCTGGCCGTCAATAA
- a CDS encoding glycosyltransferase family protein, with product MSRRLGQARILMYSHDTFGLGHLRRCRTIAHSLVEDYRGLQVLIISGATIAGAFDYRARVDFVKIPSVIKLRNGEYTSMDRHIDLHETLKMRQSIIRHTAESFEPDMFIIDKEPLGLRGEVEDTLTYLKTRGTKLVLGLRDVMDAPHLLEAEWKRNDVLTKIARLYDDVWVYGPPDFYDPLTGIDAPPALRSKMRFVGFLQRNALTGTRSDHSPQEDYLLVTTGGGGDGGDLVRDVIAAYQADPTLDQQALVVLGPYMPADLRQKFMEAGSRHPKLTMIEFDNRMEDLIAGAKAVVAMGGYNTYCEILSFDKPALIVPRTEPREEQLIRATRACELGLVSMVLPDQSSDSMAFAQAIKAVLKRDPPSVSAPGMHLEGLPTISRIVADCLEERGAGRLSVVQG from the coding sequence ATGTCGAGACGTCTGGGGCAAGCCCGCATCCTCATGTACAGCCATGACACGTTCGGTCTTGGCCATTTGCGCCGCTGCCGCACCATTGCCCATTCGCTGGTGGAGGATTATCGCGGTCTGCAAGTGCTGATTATTTCAGGCGCGACGATTGCCGGTGCCTTCGATTATCGTGCCCGGGTGGATTTCGTCAAAATTCCCAGCGTCATCAAGCTGCGCAATGGCGAATATACCTCGATGGACCGCCATATCGACCTGCATGAAACGTTGAAAATGCGCCAGTCGATCATCCGCCACACGGCGGAAAGTTTCGAGCCGGACATGTTCATCATCGACAAGGAACCGCTTGGCCTGCGCGGCGAGGTGGAGGACACGCTGACCTATCTGAAGACCCGTGGCACGAAACTGGTGCTTGGTCTGCGCGATGTGATGGATGCGCCGCATCTTCTGGAAGCGGAATGGAAGCGCAATGACGTGCTGACGAAGATCGCCCGGCTCTATGACGATGTCTGGGTCTATGGGCCGCCGGATTTCTACGATCCGCTGACCGGCATCGACGCGCCTCCGGCCCTGCGTTCGAAAATGCGTTTCGTCGGTTTCCTGCAACGCAATGCCCTGACGGGAACCCGGTCCGATCACTCGCCCCAGGAAGATTATCTGCTGGTGACGACCGGTGGTGGTGGCGATGGTGGCGATCTGGTGCGCGATGTCATTGCCGCCTATCAGGCCGATCCGACGCTGGACCAGCAGGCCCTGGTGGTGCTGGGACCTTATATGCCTGCCGACTTGCGGCAGAAATTCATGGAGGCGGGATCGCGCCATCCAAAGCTGACGATGATCGAATTCGACAACCGCATGGAAGACCTGATCGCTGGTGCCAAGGCGGTGGTGGCCATGGGCGGCTATAATACCTATTGTGAAATCCTGTCCTTCGATAAGCCCGCCCTGATCGTGCCGCGCACCGAGCCGCGCGAGGAACAGTTGATCCGCGCCACCCGCGCTTGCGAACTGGGCCTGGTCAGCATGGTCCTGCCTGACCAATCCAGCGATAGCATGGCGTTTGCCCAGGCGATCAAGGCCGTGTTGAAACGCGATCCGCCCTCGGTCAGTGCGCCGGGCATGCATCTGGAAGGCTTGCCGACCATTTCCCGCATCGTTGCCGACTGTCTGGAGGAGCGCGGTGCCGGACGTCTCTCGGTGGTGCAAGGGTAA
- a CDS encoding ABC transporter permease, whose protein sequence is MIRYILWRIAVMIPTLIMISMLVFTIIELPPGDYFESYVEEMRAIGEKADLQEIEDLKARYGFDQPAPIRYFNWVTGFVQGDFGYSFEYRMPVADVVGDRVWLTILVSTVTIAVTWLLAFPIGIYSATHQYSWGDYGLTLLGLIGIAVPNFILALVMMYFANIWFGISIGHLMDQRFLGQAMSWDKFKSILEHLWIPVIIIGTAGTAGMVRRVRANLLDELHKQYVMTARAKGLHPFRVLIKYPLRMSLNFFISDIGSILPTIISGAEITAVVLSLETTGPMLIRALQDQDMYLAGSFLMFLAVLTVIGVLISDIALALLDPRIRLQGGRSK, encoded by the coding sequence ATGATCCGCTATATTCTCTGGCGCATTGCCGTGATGATCCCGACGCTGATCATGATTTCCATGCTGGTGTTCACCATTATCGAATTGCCGCCCGGCGATTACTTCGAAAGCTATGTCGAGGAAATGCGGGCTATCGGCGAAAAGGCCGATTTGCAGGAAATCGAGGATTTGAAGGCCCGCTACGGTTTCGACCAGCCCGCGCCGATCCGCTATTTCAACTGGGTCACTGGCTTCGTGCAGGGCGATTTCGGCTATTCCTTCGAATATCGCATGCCGGTAGCCGATGTGGTGGGAGACCGGGTCTGGCTGACCATCCTGGTCTCGACCGTCACCATCGCGGTCACCTGGCTGCTGGCCTTTCCAATCGGCATTTATTCGGCCACTCATCAATATAGCTGGGGCGATTACGGGTTGACCCTGCTGGGCCTGATCGGCATCGCCGTGCCAAACTTCATCCTGGCACTTGTCATGATGTATTTCGCCAATATCTGGTTCGGCATCTCCATCGGCCATCTGATGGACCAGCGCTTTCTGGGCCAGGCGATGAGCTGGGACAAGTTCAAGTCTATCCTCGAACATCTATGGATACCGGTGATCATCATTGGCACGGCGGGCACCGCTGGCATGGTGCGCCGTGTCAGGGCCAATCTGCTGGATGAGCTGCACAAGCAATATGTGATGACGGCGCGCGCCAAGGGGCTGCATCCGTTTCGAGTGTTGATCAAATATCCGCTGCGCATGTCGTTGAATTTCTTCATTTCCGATATCGGCTCGATCCTGCCGACGATTATTTCCGGGGCTGAAATTACCGCCGTCGTGCTGTCTCTGGAAACCACCGGCCCGATGCTGATCCGGGCGCTTCAGGATCAGGACATGTATCTGGCCGGGTCGTTCCTGATGTTCCTGGCGGTGCTGACGGTGATCGGCGTGCTGATTTCGGATATTGCGCTGGCGCTGCTTGATCCGCGTATCCGTTTGCAGGGAGGGCGCAGCAAATGA
- a CDS encoding methyl-accepting chemotaxis protein, whose translation MFIDRLLSRFRIQTKVLIFILPFVVTIGAVGFTGLYASGLLQGRMEISNSVLQSLSGFRDVSIAMTDFLDKTTEQSRNAVTEKLKEQQRVLKRTLDQLDTNADGRSELEKASTAVDGVVSHMGTLWSLHETEANLIKDMNQGTANIVAAQNDLSEAMKKVTLSIQADETAAKQMLRDADKIALTSGFLTDINRKFGSLPTPEEKFDYVAANLAEMKTRQPPLAAALPEKNKSAARTIETIIKDLGDMVTAGDKSPEVAEAMATKLRNFTQLSAYLGLAAQQKMKDATARFGEMDVPLEKAQLLLTDGRSLIDAAYRFQITTASFMLAPTEQNLTSLRKEFAGLKTALAALKGTSGSFGLYAPLEAKLTPAIALMEKASTELVKISQDRQTNFQTASTDLDRIWQQLTSFAEMQKVSAGEERRDANSISIGAMTLGLLISLFAGIGLVLTFKGPIGQITAAMRRLAEGKLDTGISGEARVDEIGEMARALGVFKQNALSKIEIEQRSEAERNEAEEERRRNDAEKQAIDRQIEFAVNALAGGLGRLASGDISVTIDTPFTGRLEQLRVDFNTSLQNLQDTMRQIRANTYMIQRNAGEMTAAADDLAKRTEQQAASLEQTAAAVDEITVTVKSSTEQAQAANTIVAETKTAADTSSKVVASAIDAMGRIENASGQIVQIIDVIDEIAFQTNLLALNAGVEAARAGEAGKGFAVVAQEVRELAQRSANAAKDIKALINTSSTEVAAGAKLVQRTGEVLSEISTKIVSVSQRVEAIALASRDQSTALGEVNSAVNGMDQMTQRNAAMVEETNAATRQLADEADTLMGLVDQFKLGADPRDRAQTRAA comes from the coding sequence ATGTTCATAGATCGCTTGTTGTCGCGTTTCCGCATTCAGACCAAGGTGTTGATTTTCATCCTTCCCTTCGTCGTCACCATCGGCGCGGTCGGCTTTACCGGTCTCTATGCCTCCGGCCTGCTTCAAGGCCGGATGGAGATTTCAAACAGCGTGTTGCAATCTTTGAGCGGGTTTCGCGATGTGTCTATCGCGATGACGGACTTTCTCGACAAGACCACAGAGCAAAGCCGCAATGCGGTTACCGAGAAACTGAAAGAACAGCAGCGGGTGCTCAAGCGCACGCTGGATCAACTCGATACCAATGCCGATGGCCGAAGCGAGCTTGAAAAAGCTTCGACTGCCGTCGATGGCGTCGTCAGCCACATGGGCACGCTCTGGTCGCTGCATGAAACGGAAGCCAACCTGATCAAGGATATGAACCAGGGCACGGCCAATATTGTCGCCGCCCAGAATGACCTCTCCGAGGCCATGAAGAAAGTGACCTTGTCGATCCAGGCTGACGAGACCGCCGCCAAGCAGATGTTGCGCGACGCCGACAAGATAGCGCTGACCAGCGGTTTTCTGACAGATATCAATCGCAAATTCGGCAGCCTGCCGACACCGGAAGAGAAATTCGACTACGTCGCGGCCAATCTCGCCGAAATGAAGACCCGCCAGCCACCCCTGGCCGCTGCCCTGCCGGAAAAGAACAAATCTGCCGCCCGCACCATCGAGACCATCATCAAGGATCTCGGCGACATGGTAACAGCAGGCGACAAATCGCCGGAAGTGGCGGAAGCCATGGCGACCAAACTGCGGAATTTTACCCAGCTTTCCGCCTATCTCGGCCTTGCCGCGCAGCAGAAGATGAAGGATGCCACAGCCCGCTTCGGCGAAATGGACGTGCCTCTGGAAAAGGCGCAGCTGCTTTTGACCGATGGGCGCAGCCTGATCGATGCCGCCTACAGGTTCCAGATCACCACCGCCAGCTTCATGCTGGCGCCGACCGAGCAGAATCTCACCAGCCTGCGCAAGGAATTTGCCGGGTTAAAAACAGCGCTCGCGGCACTCAAGGGCACATCCGGCTCCTTTGGGCTCTATGCGCCGCTTGAAGCCAAGCTGACACCCGCCATCGCCCTGATGGAAAAGGCCAGCACCGAACTGGTCAAGATCAGCCAGGACCGTCAGACCAATTTCCAGACCGCCAGCACCGATCTCGACCGAATCTGGCAACAGCTGACATCTTTTGCCGAAATGCAAAAGGTCAGCGCCGGAGAGGAACGCCGTGACGCCAATTCGATTTCCATTGGTGCCATGACCCTCGGCCTGCTGATTTCGCTTTTTGCCGGTATCGGCCTCGTTCTCACCTTCAAAGGCCCGATTGGCCAGATCACCGCCGCCATGCGCCGCCTGGCCGAGGGCAAGCTGGACACCGGCATCAGCGGGGAAGCCCGGGTCGATGAAATCGGCGAAATGGCCCGCGCGCTCGGCGTGTTCAAGCAGAATGCACTGTCGAAGATCGAGATCGAGCAGCGCAGCGAGGCTGAGCGTAATGAAGCCGAGGAAGAGCGCCGCCGCAACGATGCGGAAAAACAGGCCATCGACCGGCAGATCGAATTTGCCGTCAATGCACTGGCTGGTGGATTGGGGCGGCTGGCCAGCGGTGATATCTCCGTCACCATCGATACGCCTTTTACCGGCCGCCTCGAACAATTGCGCGTCGATTTCAACACCTCGCTGCAAAACCTTCAGGACACGATGCGCCAGATCCGCGCCAATACCTATATGATCCAGCGCAATGCGGGTGAAATGACCGCTGCCGCCGACGACCTGGCCAAACGCACCGAACAACAGGCCGCATCGCTGGAACAGACCGCCGCCGCCGTCGACGAAATCACCGTGACGGTGAAATCCTCGACCGAACAGGCCCAGGCCGCCAACACCATCGTTGCCGAGACCAAAACCGCAGCCGATACCTCCTCCAAGGTCGTCGCCAGCGCCATCGATGCCATGGGCCGGATCGAGAATGCCTCCGGCCAGATTGTCCAGATCATCGATGTTATCGACGAGATCGCCTTCCAGACCAACCTTCTGGCCTTGAACGCCGGTGTCGAAGCCGCCCGTGCCGGAGAAGCGGGTAAGGGCTTTGCCGTGGTTGCCCAGGAAGTGCGCGAACTGGCGCAACGCTCGGCCAATGCCGCCAAGGATATCAAGGCGCTGATCAACACGTCGAGCACGGAAGTCGCCGCCGGTGCAAAGCTGGTACAGCGCACCGGTGAGGTTCTTTCGGAAATTTCGACGAAAATCGTCAGCGTTTCACAGCGCGTCGAAGCGATTGCGCTGGCCAGCCGCGATCAGTCGACAGCCTTGGGCGAAGTCAATTCCGCCGTCAACGGCATGGACCAGATGACCCAGCGCAATGCCGCCATGGTCGAGGAAACCAATGCCGCCACCCGCCAATTGGCTGACGAAGCCGATACGCTGATGGGTCTGGTCGATCAGTTCAAGCTCGGTGCCGACCCAAGAGACCGGGCGCAGACCAGAGCCGCCTGA
- a CDS encoding glycosyltransferase family protein: MTLRPKRVFFYVQHLLGIGHLARASRLAEAMVEAGLSVTLVTGGTSVKGFPGPGIEHVQLPAVLSATGFSGLVDSEGKPVDASFETSRAALLLAAFEAVRPDVVIIEAFPFGRRQVRFELLPLLDAIKATHPKPLLLSSVRDILQENRKPGRDKETVKLVQDHFDGVLVHGDPQFVELQETFPLAKTIHDKLHYTGLVAAPEPEPAEEVFDIVISAGGGAVGAALIEAALDARDILGGDLGEQLSWCLITGPNLPEADYERFTLRAPGTVALYRFRPDFPALLPKAKLSVSQAGYNTVCDVLRARCPALLVPFATGGETEQTVRAEKLQALGLAVVIGEDGLNGDAMAKAITKALKLKFPKKLSVSLNGAAETARLVTDLVEQRQAG, from the coding sequence ATGACTCTTCGCCCGAAACGGGTTTTCTTTTATGTGCAGCATTTGCTCGGTATCGGCCATCTGGCCCGAGCCAGCCGATTGGCCGAGGCTATGGTGGAGGCCGGATTGTCGGTAACGCTGGTGACGGGCGGAACGTCGGTCAAGGGCTTTCCGGGACCGGGTATCGAGCATGTGCAATTGCCTGCCGTTCTCTCAGCCACAGGCTTTTCCGGTCTGGTCGATAGTGAAGGCAAGCCGGTTGATGCCAGTTTCGAGACAAGCCGTGCCGCATTGCTGTTGGCGGCCTTCGAGGCGGTTCGCCCGGATGTTGTGATCATCGAGGCTTTTCCGTTTGGTCGCCGGCAGGTGCGCTTCGAGCTTTTGCCGCTGCTGGACGCGATCAAGGCCACGCATCCCAAGCCATTGCTGCTGAGTTCAGTGCGCGATATTTTGCAGGAAAATCGCAAGCCCGGCCGCGACAAGGAAACCGTCAAGCTGGTGCAGGACCATTTCGATGGCGTTCTCGTGCATGGCGATCCGCAATTCGTCGAGCTGCAAGAGACGTTTCCGCTGGCAAAAACCATTCATGACAAGCTGCATTATACCGGCCTGGTTGCAGCCCCTGAGCCGGAACCGGCAGAAGAGGTCTTCGATATCGTCATCTCGGCGGGGGGAGGGGCGGTCGGTGCCGCCTTGATCGAAGCGGCGCTGGATGCCCGCGACATTCTCGGCGGTGATCTCGGTGAACAGCTGAGCTGGTGCTTGATTACCGGACCCAACTTGCCTGAGGCCGATTACGAGCGCTTTACCCTGCGCGCACCCGGCACTGTCGCACTCTATCGCTTTCGTCCCGATTTTCCGGCCCTTTTGCCCAAGGCCAAGCTCTCCGTTTCGCAAGCGGGATATAATACGGTCTGCGATGTGTTGCGGGCCAGATGTCCGGCGCTGCTGGTGCCATTTGCGACAGGCGGCGAAACCGAGCAGACGGTGCGGGCCGAAAAACTTCAAGCGCTGGGCCTGGCCGTGGTTATCGGCGAGGACGGATTGAATGGCGATGCCATGGCAAAGGCCATCACCAAGGCGCTGAAATTGAAGTTTCCTAAAAAACTGTCTGTTTCGCTGAACGGTGCTGCGGAAACGGCGCGGCTGGTTACGGATTTGGTGGAGCAGAGGCAGGCGGGGTGA
- a CDS encoding ABC transporter permease, whose amino-acid sequence MPSSGSASGALAHYVSPAPFDPYAIEDEATSRRSPVDQASQFRLTWWRFKRHKLAYYSGILLLTAYLMIVVIEFLAPYNVHSRNVDRIYAPPQAVHLFDENGFVGPFVYGRTMSLDMDTLKRVYTEDPQQVQKLRFFCRGDSYRFWGLVDSDLHLVCPAEGGNFFLLGTDRLGRDVLSRILYGARISLTIGLLGVMTSFVLGIVIGGLAGYWGGWFDMVVQRITEVLHSIPSIPLWLALAAIMPPDWSPLLVYLGITFILGLLDWTGLARAVRSKLLALREEDYVLAAQMMGSGSARIIGRHLIPGFMSHLIASATLTIPGMILGETTLSFLGLGLRPPITSWGVLLTEARSVNVIALYPWLLFPVVPVIVIILAFNFLGDGLRDAADPYK is encoded by the coding sequence ATGCCATCCTCCGGCTCTGCCTCTGGCGCCTTGGCGCATTACGTGTCGCCAGCTCCGTTTGACCCTTATGCGATTGAGGATGAGGCAACATCCCGGCGTTCTCCGGTTGATCAGGCCTCGCAATTCCGCCTGACCTGGTGGCGGTTCAAGCGGCACAAACTGGCCTATTATTCCGGCATTCTGTTGTTGACGGCCTATCTGATGATTGTCGTCATCGAGTTTTTAGCGCCCTACAACGTCCATAGCCGCAATGTCGACCGGATCTATGCGCCACCGCAAGCCGTGCATCTGTTCGATGAAAACGGTTTTGTCGGGCCTTTCGTCTATGGCCGGACGATGTCGCTGGATATGGACACATTGAAACGGGTTTATACCGAAGATCCGCAACAAGTGCAGAAGCTGCGGTTTTTCTGCCGGGGCGACAGCTATCGTTTCTGGGGTCTGGTGGACAGCGATCTGCATCTGGTCTGCCCGGCGGAAGGTGGAAATTTCTTCCTGCTCGGCACCGACCGGTTGGGGCGTGACGTGCTGTCGCGTATTCTCTACGGCGCCCGGATTTCGCTGACCATCGGTCTTCTGGGCGTGATGACCAGTTTCGTGCTTGGCATCGTCATCGGCGGGCTGGCTGGCTATTGGGGCGGCTGGTTCGACATGGTCGTGCAGCGCATTACCGAAGTGCTGCATTCCATTCCCAGCATTCCGCTGTGGCTGGCGCTGGCGGCGATCATGCCGCCGGACTGGAGCCCTCTGCTGGTCTATCTCGGCATCACCTTCATTCTCGGCCTGTTGGACTGGACGGGGCTGGCGCGGGCGGTGCGCTCCAAGCTGCTGGCGCTGCGCGAAGAAGATTACGTGCTGGCCGCCCAGATGATGGGATCGGGCAGCGCCCGCATCATCGGTCGTCATCTTATTCCCGGCTTCATGTCACATCTGATTGCCAGCGCGACGCTGACAATTCCCGGCATGATCCTCGGCGAAACAACCCTGAGTTTTCTAGGGCTTGGCCTTCGTCCACCAATTACCAGCTGGGGTGTGTTGCTGACAGAGGCCCGCTCGGTCAATGTGATCGCACTTTATCCTTGGCTGCTGTTCCCGGTTGTTCCCGTCATCGTGATCATTCTTGCCTTCAATTTTCTAGGGGATGGTCTTAGGGATGCGGCAGATCCATATAAGTGA